The window tcacttaatcttaacttaATCTACCAACCCATATAACCATCTACCAACCaacccactcactcacccaccgACCAACCCATATACCTATCtaccaactcactcactcactcccctaCCAACCAACCCACCTACcaacccactcactcactcactcatttaccAAGCCACTCAGTAACCTACCCACCTATCAAccaactcacacactcacttaaCTCACCCACTCACTTACCAacccactcactcattcacccaCCAAGCaaccaactcactcactcattcacccaCCAATCGACCAACCAACTTCACCCACCAACCACCCTCTCACTCATCCAACAACTCACCAACAAATCTACCCTTACATTCACTGACCCACTCACTCACCAACCCACTAATGTTTAGCAGGCTatttctccacaagggggagctactAGCACTCAATTTTTTTCTTGATTCTTCATAAGAACAGTGCTTCACATCAATTGCACTATGTGTCCAGTTCAACTGTGTTTTGAATGAGGAGAAGGAAGGGCAGAGTTTTCAGAGGAATAGAGTTTCAGAGTTTTGGGCCAACAATCCAAGAAGCCACATCTCTTGAGAAACTTCTGTCAAAATCTCCAGTTTCACCATTTAAAAATCTCTACCACTTAAGATCTCATGAGAATATTCTGAGAATAACCTGAGTTTTTTTTCTGGCAGAATCTATCCCATTAAGCTCTCTTTGAAAAATTTAAATCATACCAAGAAGCTCTACTTCAAGAGTACGAGCCAATTCTCTAGCCCCATCTGACCCAAAGATGTGTGTCTGGTGGTTACACTGGGGACACTGGAAAACACTCATGTTTTGAACCAAGCCCAGCACCTACAAGAAAAAAGGTCAGTTACTAACATATaagtaaaacactaaaacattccATCATAACAGTATAACTGCATTATTGTGTAAGAATGTGTCATATTAATGTACCAGCTTAATTTTGCTAAACGTTGTTTTGAGATCAAGCACAGCTTCTTGATATACTGATTATTGTACAGATTTAGATACTGAATGTTGATAGAGACATGTGGATTAAGATGAAATAGCAAATTCTACCCAGGGAGCCACAAACACAAATTATTCTTTTGGTAATATTTGACAATAAGTTCCCCTGAAAGGCCAAAACCATCTGGAATTCAGCCCTGCTTACAAGGGgagtaggtttttttccaaTCAGAAATGCATCCCAGATGCTTTGAACATGCCTCACCGGTACATTAACTTTGCGGAACATTTCGGCACCTCTGCGTGCATCTAATAAAGCAATATCCTGGGGAGTGGACACTATCACAGCTCCTGTGAAGAAAATTAGACATACAGTATCAGTCTAAGAAAAAAGTGAATCATTTAGGCTATCATTCAACTTGAAGTTCTGGATTTTAGATTTTGGGAGTAATATGTTATGCTGTTGCAAAACCTCAAAAGTAGCAGCAGGATATGTGTTCCAAAagcatcatcatttttattactgcactcCTGCTGACCTTATGCATGGACATTCTGAGTAACTTGAATTATTGATCTGTAGGGCCGAATCTGGGATGGCTGCCTGGaaaatttcttttttccccatatTTAATTTGACCAAATGAGTGGAGTCTATAATGGAAGTAATGCCAtcttttgtttgttcattttatggtcattattattttagtcattttgtcATGAGTGGCCTATTTTACTGACATGTATAGCAGGATAAGAGCAAGAGCCACTATAATTAAAATAGGTCAGAGGACACAAATCAGCTGTTACATCTATGAACAAAGAATACAATTGTACTTACCTGCTATTGGGATGTTCTGTGTGATGGAGAGTTGCACATCCCCGGTTCCAGGTGGCATGTCTACTACCAAGTAATCCAAAAGCCCCCAGTCTACCTGAACACCAATTAACACAATAGGAAGGTCCAACAAATATAACTTCTGAAATTTTCAAACTAAATCACAGTCGTACCATCAGCATGAACAAGAAATTACCAACCTTGTGTCCAAAATATTACATTCTACTTTTCTTAGATAACTGCATTATATTCACATGCTGAATGCAAATAATGCACAACTTTAAACATATGTGACAAATTTCTTCTTACCTGTCTAAGAAGCTTCTCGATGGCTGACATCACCATCAGACCTCTCCACACAATGGGTGCAGTATCTTCAACCAGAAAGCCCATTGACATACTGAACAAAGTAAGGATGACAGGCAGTCAGACCGAAACTTACTGTACACTGATTTAACTTCAAACGCCCCTTAAAAACTTTGGTTtctatataattataataacattataattacaagttactgaataaaaagtctGATCATTAATAAGTGATAAATAAGCACATGTTTCAAGAGATTAATGTTGCATACTCACCAAGGCATCCCAAAGTTCATAAGAGGTCTCATTAAGTTGTCTGAAAATAAAGAGCAAAGAcagatttgcaaaaaacaaacatcatacGTTTGCACTTGTACCCTGTAGAacgtgttcatttattttcactaaaaGCTACAacacatgtcatttgaccaaaggTATTCAAAcgttttgcatacaactgtataaaatgtataacatattatatattaaaagtGAGCAAACAGTCAAAAATAGAATTTTGTGATTCTCTTAAATGAATGAGGATACCACAACACTTGGCTGATGTTTTTATTCCTAAAAAACGCAACCACACTACTACTTTGTATCACCTACTGTCTGTTAATTCTGGATTTCCTTTTAGGTTCATCAGCTTTGGAACTGAGGGTCCATAAACATCAGCATCTAAAAGACCCACTCGTTTACTCTGTGGAAGAGAGTTGAGAGCAAAGAGgtacaacacacacagctcatAAGATGTGTTGCAAAATGAGTTTAATATGGATGTTGTAAAGGGTGTTTCTTTATTACCTGATCATTCGCCATAAGTCCAAGAGCAAGATTCACTATGAAGAGACATGTAAAGATGTTGGGTCAGATACAAAGTAGCCGCAAGAAGTCACAGTCCTGATTTCTGGAACGAAGTCTGGATTTGATAGTTTCGAGGTGAAACTGAGGAGAGCCATTCTGATGTGATTGTGCACAATGCTCAAAGAG is drawn from Pygocentrus nattereri isolate fPygNat1 chromosome 10, fPygNat1.pri, whole genome shotgun sequence and contains these coding sequences:
- the nubpl gene encoding iron-sulfur protein NUBPL isoform X2, translating into MARGLPKQKPIAGVKEVIVVASGKGGVGKSTTAVNLALGLMANDQSKRVGLLDADVYGPSVPKLMNLKGNPELTDNNLMRPLMNFGMPCMSMGFLVEDTAPIVWRGLMVMSAIEKLLRQVDWGLLDYLVVDMPPGTGDVQLSITQNIPIAGAVIVSTPQDIALLDARRGAEMFRKVNVPVLGLVQNMSVFQCPQCNHQTHIFGSDGARELARTLEVELLGDIPLHLNIRETSDKGQPVVVSSPDSPEAEAYRRIASAVVCRLTEESR
- the nubpl gene encoding iron-sulfur protein NUBPL isoform X1, which codes for MSLYHSRKFAQLCKLASAKAAADLRSSNRNAGPLAVVCKHVRFKSSGERALQERQKAHMARGLPKQKPIAGVKEVIVVASGKGGVGKSTTAVNLALGLMANDQSKRVGLLDADVYGPSVPKLMNLKGNPELTDNNLMRPLMNFGMPCMSMGFLVEDTAPIVWRGLMVMSAIEKLLRQVDWGLLDYLVVDMPPGTGDVQLSITQNIPIAGAVIVSTPQDIALLDARRGAEMFRKVNVPVLGLVQNMSVFQCPQCNHQTHIFGSDGARELARTLEVELLGDIPLHLNIRETSDKGQPVVVSSPDSPEAEAYRRIASAVVCRLTEESR